GCTCTTGGACACGGTGCCCCCACGATACCGGCGGCGGGGCGGGCGCGGCGGCCGTCCGGCGCCGGGGCGCCCGGGGGGCGTTGCTTCCCGGGCTCAGCGAGCGGCGCTCACGGCGTACAGGACGCTGGCCTCCACCTCCCGTGCGTGGCCGGGGTCCGTGATCTTGGTGCCCTCGGCGTCCCGGACGTAGAAGACATCGACCACGTCGTGGCCGTAGGTCGAGACCTTGGCCTTGTGGATGTCCAGCATCAGGTCGGCCAGGACCTTGGTGACGGCGTACAGCAGGCCGATGCGGTCCTCGGCGTGGACGTCGATCAGCGTGTAGAAGTCAGACGAGTCGTTGTCGATGACCATCCTGGGTGGCCCTCCCTTGCCTTTCCCCTGGCGGGGCTCGTAGTCCCGGCGTTTGTGGGCCAGGCGCATGTCGAGGGACAAGCGGCCCGCCAGCACCTTGCGCAGGTCCTCCCGGGCGCGGTCAAGGCGGTGCTCCTCGTCGCCGAGCGCCTCCAGCCGGAAGACCTCCAGGGCCAGGCCGTCCTCCCGGGTGTAGACCTCGGCCCCGACCACGTTGAACCCGTGCAGGGCCAGGGTCCCGGAGACCCGGGAAAAGAACCCGGGCCGATCCCGGCCCACGACGAGGGCCTGCCAGATCCCCGAGCCGGCCTCGAGCTCGGCGCTGAGGGACACCTCGTCGCCTCGCAAGGGCGCCAGCATCGCCTGCGACTGGCGCACCAGCTCGGCGGGGGGTTCGCCCAGGAGCCACTCGCGCGGCATGTTGGCAAGGTGGGCGTCGACCTCGGCGGCCGGGAAGCCCACCAGCGCACCCCGCAGGTCGCGTTCCCGCCGGGCCGCCAAGGCGCTGACGTCGCCCCCGACCAACTCGCCCCGCTCCAGGAGGTGGAGCACCCGGCCCGCCAGCCGCGAGATCAACGTCGCCTTCCACGACCCCCAGGCTGACGGCCCGGTGGCGATGCTGTCCGCCGCGGTGAGCGCCACCAGGAGACGGAGGCGGCGCCCGGTGCCGACGGATTCGGCGACGGTGACGATCACCCGCTCATCCCGGATGTCCCGCCGGGTGGCGGTCTCGGCCAGGAGGAGGTGGTGGCGGACGAGCCAGGCCAGGTCCTCGACGTCGCCCGGAGCCAGTCCCATGCGCTCCCCGGCCGAGCGGGCGAGGCGCTCCCCGCGCACCGAATGGTCCTCGGAGCCACCCTTCCCGATGTCGTGGAACAGGCAGGCGACGGTGAGGAGGTCCCGGTCCGGGCCGGGCGGTGGGAGGGACTCGGCGATGATGGGAAATGCCTGGCCGGGCAGCGTTTGCACGGCTGCCACGGTCTCCAGGCTGTGCACGTCGACAGCGAAGCGGTGGTAGACGTTGCGCTGCGGCAGGCACGCGATGGTGGCCCACTCCGGGACCGCAGCGACCCAGACCCCCTTTTCATCGAGGGCCTCGAATGCCGCCCGGGGGTTGGCGCCGGTGAGCAGGGCGAGGAACCGGGTCCGGACCGCGTCAGGCCACCGCATCCCCGCACGCCCGCCCGGCAGCGTCCCGAGGTCCATTTCGACCGCCCGGCCGAAGGCGGCCTCCAGGTGGTGGGCGACCGTGCGGCAGTGCCGGTAGAGCCGGCGCATGAGCACGTCCTCCGGGGCGAGGCCCTGGCCGTCGGTGTCGCCCGCTGTGATCGCCAGAGCCTCGGCGACCGCCTGCTGATCCCGCATCGCCAGGGTGTCGGTGTGCCGGTCGGACTGATAGTGGAGCTCGTGGCGGACCCGGAGGAGGAAGTCGAGGGCGGCACCGAGCGCGGGTGGCCGGGGTGCCGGCGGGGCTTCCAGGTGGTCGAGCCAGCCCAGAGTGGCCAGGTCCCGCAGCGCTCCCCGCCCGGCCTTGAGGTTGGGCTCCAGCTCGGCACCGGCGTCGCCCGCCCGCGCATGGCGCTCCCCGGTCGTCGCCGCCAGCTGGGCCCGGACCTTGTCCCGCCACCGTTCCGCCCACATCTGGAGGCGCCCCCGGAATTCGTCGAACAGCCCCGGATCCCCGGCCACCAGCCGGGCGTCGAGGAAGGCAGTCAGCGAGTCGACCCGGCTGGTGGCGAGGCGCAGGCCCTCGGCCGGGGTGTGCAGCGCCGGGGCGACGTCCATCCCGGCGTCCCACAGCTCGTAGGCCAGCGCCCGGGCCGGAGCGGACACGTCGTCCCGCTTGGCATGCAGCACGATGAGGTCGATGTCCGAGCCGGGCGACATCTCCTGGCGGCCGTAGCCACCGACCGCCACCAGGGCGGCCCCCGGGTGGCCCCCGGCCCCATCCCACAGCGCCCGCAGGGCGTCGTCGACAGCGGCGCTCAGGGCCCGGGCGGTCTCCAGCCCGGATGCTCCGGCGGTGTGGGCCTCCCGGATCCGACGCCGGGCCTCGAGAAGCCGCTCGGTGGGGCGCGTCGGCTCAGGCTCGCTCATCGGGCCCCGATGTTAGACCGCGTCCCGGCCCATCTCGCCGGTGCGGATGCGCACCACCTGCTCGGCGGCAGTGACGAAGATCTTGCCGTCGCCGATCTGGCCGGTGCGGGCCGCCCCCACGATCGCCTGCACCAGCTGGTCCACCTGGCCGTCGTCGCACAGCACCTCGATGCGCACCTTGGGGACGAAGTCGACCTGGTACTCAGCCCCGCGGTAGACCTCGGTGTGGCCCCGCTGGCGGCCGAAGCCGCGCACCTCGATCACGGTCATGCCCCGGATCCCGGCGTCCTGGAGGGCCTCCTTGACCTCTTCCAGGCGGAAGGGCTGGACGATGGCTGTGACGAGCTTCATGTCGAGTCCTCCTTGGCGTCACGGCGGCTGGAGCTGGAGCTGGGCTTGGTCGCCGAGGCCGCCGGGCGGTGCGTGACCAGGGTCCCGCTCTCGACGGTGACGTAGGCCGACTCGGCATGCTGCGACAGGTCCAGGCCGGTCAACTCCGCTCGCTCGTCCACCCGCAGCCCGGCGACGAGATCGGTCACCTTGAGCAGCACCATGCTGACGGTGAAGGAGTAGACCATCATCACGCCGACGGCGATCGCCTGGCGGGCCAGCTGG
The DNA window shown above is from Actinomycetota bacterium and carries:
- a CDS encoding ACT domain-containing protein; the encoded protein is MSEPEPTRPTERLLEARRRIREAHTAGASGLETARALSAAVDDALRALWDGAGGHPGAALVAVGGYGRQEMSPGSDIDLIVLHAKRDDVSAPARALAYELWDAGMDVAPALHTPAEGLRLATSRVDSLTAFLDARLVAGDPGLFDEFRGRLQMWAERWRDKVRAQLAATTGERHARAGDAGAELEPNLKAGRGALRDLATLGWLDHLEAPPAPRPPALGAALDFLLRVRHELHYQSDRHTDTLAMRDQQAVAEALAITAGDTDGQGLAPEDVLMRRLYRHCRTVAHHLEAAFGRAVEMDLGTLPGGRAGMRWPDAVRTRFLALLTGANPRAAFEALDEKGVWVAAVPEWATIACLPQRNVYHRFAVDVHSLETVAAVQTLPGQAFPIIAESLPPPGPDRDLLTVACLFHDIGKGGSEDHSVRGERLARSAGERMGLAPGDVEDLAWLVRHHLLLAETATRRDIRDERVIVTVAESVGTGRRLRLLVALTAADSIATGPSAWGSWKATLISRLAGRVLHLLERGELVGGDVSALAARRERDLRGALVGFPAAEVDAHLANMPREWLLGEPPAELVRQSQAMLAPLRGDEVSLSAELEAGSGIWQALVVGRDRPGFFSRVSGTLALHGFNVVGAEVYTREDGLALEVFRLEALGDEEHRLDRAREDLRKVLAGRLSLDMRLAHKRRDYEPRQGKGKGGPPRMVIDNDSSDFYTLIDVHAEDRIGLLYAVTKVLADLMLDIHKAKVSTYGHDVVDVFYVRDAEGTKITDPGHAREVEASVLYAVSAAR
- a CDS encoding P-II family nitrogen regulator — translated: MKLVTAIVQPFRLEEVKEALQDAGIRGMTVIEVRGFGRQRGHTEVYRGAEYQVDFVPKVRIEVLCDDGQVDQLVQAIVGAARTGQIGDGKIFVTAAEQVVRIRTGEMGRDAV